One window of the Kiloniellales bacterium genome contains the following:
- a CDS encoding multicopper oxidase family protein produces the protein MNRRSFLSTAGSALALSTLAPRLSPAEASAAVKVLEARLARAPLMGDAAAPTAVWGYNGRVPGPVIRARQGKKLHLRFENGLDQPSTVHWHGIRIDNAMDGVAGLTQAAVRPGESFDYVFTPPDAGTFWYHPHNRTWEQMARGLYGLLIVEEAEAPAVDRDLALAFDDWRLDGDGQIDEASLGRMRDWAHAGRLGNWLTVNGVSQPEIALRKGERLRLRLANCCNARVLSLRLDGHAAWLVALDGQPIAPYQPADGVVTLAPAQRADLVVDAVLGPGARTAILEVGGAHAVETAFLAYRPEAPTRDRPLPPPAALPDNPLPRSLDLGGALRRELLMEGGAMGRMASARFKGRRMGLRELVDQGKAWAFNGTAGMTDEPLLRVERGRTAVIEMINDTAWPHALHLHGHHVRVVERDGSAQTETPWRDTVLLQRNEKASIAFLADNPGKWMLHCHMLEHQAAGMATWIEVLG, from the coding sequence ATGAATCGGCGCAGCTTTCTCTCCACGGCGGGGTCGGCCCTCGCCTTGTCCACCCTCGCCCCACGGCTCTCTCCGGCGGAGGCCTCGGCCGCGGTCAAGGTCCTGGAGGCCCGCCTCGCGCGGGCGCCGCTGATGGGCGACGCGGCGGCGCCGACCGCGGTCTGGGGCTACAACGGCCGGGTGCCGGGCCCGGTCATCCGGGCGCGGCAGGGCAAGAAGCTGCACCTGCGCTTCGAGAACGGCCTCGACCAGCCCTCGACCGTCCACTGGCACGGTATCCGCATCGACAACGCCATGGACGGCGTCGCCGGCCTGACCCAGGCGGCGGTGCGGCCGGGCGAGAGCTTCGACTACGTCTTCACCCCGCCGGATGCGGGCACCTTCTGGTACCACCCCCACAACCGGACCTGGGAGCAGATGGCCCGCGGGCTCTACGGCCTGCTGATCGTCGAGGAGGCCGAGGCGCCGGCGGTCGACCGGGACCTGGCCCTGGCCTTCGACGACTGGCGCCTGGACGGGGACGGTCAGATCGACGAGGCCAGCCTGGGGCGCATGCGCGACTGGGCGCACGCCGGCCGGCTTGGCAACTGGCTGACCGTCAACGGCGTCTCGCAGCCGGAAATCGCTCTGCGCAAGGGCGAGCGCCTGCGCCTGCGGCTCGCCAACTGCTGCAACGCCCGGGTGCTGTCGCTCAGGCTCGACGGCCACGCCGCCTGGCTGGTCGCGCTCGACGGCCAGCCCATCGCCCCCTACCAGCCCGCCGACGGCGTCGTCACCCTGGCGCCGGCCCAGCGGGCCGACCTCGTCGTCGACGCGGTCCTGGGACCCGGCGCCCGGACCGCGATCCTCGAGGTCGGCGGCGCCCACGCGGTCGAGACCGCCTTTCTCGCCTACCGGCCCGAAGCACCCACGCGCGACCGGCCTTTGCCGCCGCCCGCCGCCTTGCCCGACAATCCGCTACCAAGATCCCTGGACCTCGGTGGCGCCCTGCGCCGGGAGCTGCTGATGGAGGGCGGCGCCATGGGTCGAATGGCCAGCGCCCGGTTCAAGGGCCGGCGCATGGGCCTGCGCGAGCTGGTCGACCAGGGCAAGGCCTGGGCCTTCAACGGCACGGCCGGCATGACGGACGAGCCCCTGCTGCGCGTCGAACGGGGCCGCACGGCGGTGATCGAGATGATCAACGACACCGCCTGGCCCCACGCCCTGCACCTGCACGGCCATCACGTCCGGGTGGTCGAGCGCGACGGCAGCGCCCAGACCGAAACGCCCTGGCGCGACACCGTCCTCCTCCAACGTAACGAGAAGGCCAGCATCGCCTTCCTCGCCGACAACCCCGGCAAGTGGATGCTGCACTGTCACATGCTGGAGCACCAGGCCGCCGGCATGGCGACCTGGATCGAGGTCTTGGGGTAA
- a CDS encoding OsmC family protein — translation MPVISVTWRRIKGTEAALGWAGPRSVVADRPAGKAGGQGLGFNGGELLALAIGGCFCNDLQYVAHDRGVRLTEVEVEVTLQLQETPLLVTGAAMTVRAQGEGDVEAVIAQAQALSTVSNSIARGFPVTVSLGAS, via the coding sequence ATGCCGGTGATTTCCGTGACCTGGAGACGGATCAAGGGGACCGAGGCGGCCCTGGGCTGGGCGGGGCCGCGCAGCGTGGTCGCTGACCGGCCGGCGGGCAAGGCGGGCGGCCAGGGCCTCGGCTTCAACGGCGGCGAGCTCCTGGCCCTGGCGATCGGCGGCTGCTTCTGCAACGATTTGCAGTACGTGGCCCACGACCGCGGCGTCCGGCTGACCGAGGTCGAGGTCGAGGTCACCTTGCAGCTCCAGGAGACGCCCCTGCTGGTCACCGGCGCCGCGATGACCGTGCGCGCCCAGGGCGAGGGTGACGTCGAGGCGGTGATCGCCCAGGCGCAGGCGCTCTCGACCGTCAGCAACTCCATCGCCCGGGGCTTCCCGGTGACGGTCAGCCTTGGGGCGTCGTAG
- a CDS encoding cytochrome c — MTAPPLRRLGIGLALLILAALAGVLLWSPSERRESGVLRPDDRSVVQAGRQVYAEHCASCHGADLEGQPNWQARRPDGLLPAPPHDASGHTWHHPASHLIRFTKYGPQVFAGPGYKSEMPAYEGILSDTEILAVLSYIKSTWPPEIRRRHDDLDARASSQ; from the coding sequence ATGACCGCGCCGCCCCTGCGCCGCCTCGGCATTGGCCTCGCGCTTCTGATACTGGCAGCGCTGGCCGGAGTCTTGCTGTGGTCTCCGAGCGAGCGGCGAGAGAGCGGTGTCCTGCGCCCCGACGACCGCAGCGTCGTGCAGGCCGGGCGCCAAGTCTACGCCGAGCACTGCGCTTCCTGCCACGGCGCCGATCTCGAAGGCCAGCCGAACTGGCAGGCGCGGCGCCCCGACGGCTTGCTGCCCGCCCCGCCCCACGACGCCAGCGGGCACACCTGGCACCACCCCGCCAGCCACCTGATCCGGTTCACCAAGTACGGCCCGCAGGTCTTCGCCGGCCCCGGCTACAAAAGCGAGATGCCGGCCTACGAAGGGATCCTGAGCGACACCGAGATCCTCGCCGTGCTGTCCTACATCAAGAGCACCTGGCCGCCCGAGATCCGCCGACGGCACGACGATCTCGACGCCCGGGCTTCCAGCCAATGA
- a CDS encoding DUF3365 domain-containing protein yields MKHVLRLALIAAMLAAPATAQEPDAQALEARAKEAKAVIKRLVTAMQAELKVAKDERGPGGAVSACQHLAPQVAADLKEETGWDIRRTALKVRNPENRPRTQELLVLQAYAARAARGEPLPEMETVQTAVYKGERGVHFMKAIPVQKACLGCHGSKLAPGVAEALREAYPEDQAVGFAEGDLRGAFSLFKPVRSTE; encoded by the coding sequence ATGAAGCACGTGTTACGGCTGGCCCTGATCGCCGCGATGCTGGCCGCACCGGCGACGGCGCAGGAGCCCGACGCCCAAGCCTTGGAAGCCCGGGCCAAGGAGGCCAAGGCGGTAATCAAGCGCTTGGTCACCGCGATGCAGGCGGAGCTGAAGGTGGCCAAGGACGAGCGCGGGCCCGGCGGCGCCGTGTCCGCCTGTCAGCACCTGGCGCCGCAGGTCGCCGCCGATCTGAAGGAGGAGACCGGCTGGGACATCCGCCGCACCGCCCTCAAGGTCCGCAACCCCGAGAACCGGCCGCGGACACAGGAGCTGCTGGTGCTGCAGGCCTACGCCGCCCGCGCCGCCCGGGGCGAGCCCCTGCCCGAGATGGAGACCGTGCAGACGGCCGTCTACAAGGGCGAGCGCGGCGTTCATTTCATGAAGGCGATCCCGGTCCAGAAGGCCTGCCTCGGCTGCCACGGCAGCAAGCTGGCACCGGGCGTGGCCGAAGCCCTGCGCGAGGCCTATCCGGAAGACCAGGCGGTCGGCTTCGCGGAAGGCGATCTGCGCGGCGCCTTCTCGCTCTTCAAGCCCGTAAGGTCGACGGAGTAG
- a CDS encoding PepSY domain-containing protein produces MSTQDLELAAGAAADTASDGSLYRAIWRWHFYAGLLVLPFMVWLALTGGVYLFKDEINGLLYADYRTVAPSDRAALPPSEIVARASAALGAPAIGYVPPAAADRSAQVRVKTAEGEKRIVFVDPASGEVLGDQADGKFAGSPLMLLIRKLHSLNYFGEYPSRIIEAVGGFALVLVVTGLYLWWPRGRAGGVVSLRGAPGRRVFWRDLHAVTGAFAGLLIFFLALSGLPWSGFWGSNLNHYANQAGLAYPPGYWDDIPVSSVPMKEAMTETSWSLENAPMPVSTPNGAQPIGLDRVVATATERGIAPGYAIDFPGDETGVFTASVYPDQIAGERILHIDQYSGEVLFDAGFAELGPVGKAIEWGVSVHMGQEFGLVNQLVMLATCLAVIVMSVAAAVMWWKRRPQGRLGVPPYPENKRVYLALWGIAVAVGLLFPITGLAIAAMIALDLLLIRWVPPLRRAFA; encoded by the coding sequence ATGTCGACGCAGGACCTCGAACTGGCCGCGGGCGCCGCGGCGGACACGGCGAGCGACGGCTCGCTCTACCGCGCCATCTGGCGCTGGCACTTCTACGCGGGGCTCCTGGTCCTGCCCTTCATGGTCTGGCTCGCGCTGACCGGCGGGGTCTACCTCTTCAAGGACGAGATCAACGGCCTGCTCTATGCCGACTACCGGACGGTCGCGCCCTCGGACCGGGCGGCCCTGCCGCCCTCGGAGATCGTCGCCCGGGCGAGCGCCGCACTCGGCGCGCCGGCGATCGGCTACGTCCCGCCCGCGGCCGCCGACCGCTCGGCCCAGGTCCGGGTCAAGACGGCGGAGGGCGAAAAGCGCATCGTCTTCGTCGACCCCGCCAGCGGCGAGGTCCTCGGCGACCAGGCCGACGGCAAGTTCGCCGGCTCGCCGCTGATGCTGCTGATCCGCAAGCTGCACAGCCTCAACTACTTCGGCGAGTATCCGAGCCGGATCATCGAGGCGGTCGGCGGCTTCGCCCTGGTCCTGGTGGTCACCGGCCTCTACCTCTGGTGGCCGCGCGGGCGCGCGGGCGGGGTGGTCTCGCTGCGCGGCGCGCCGGGCCGCCGCGTCTTCTGGCGCGACCTGCACGCCGTCACCGGCGCCTTCGCCGGGCTGCTGATCTTCTTCCTCGCGCTCTCCGGGCTGCCCTGGTCGGGCTTCTGGGGCAGCAACCTGAACCACTACGCCAACCAGGCGGGCCTGGCCTATCCGCCGGGCTACTGGGACGACATCCCGGTCTCGAGCGTGCCGATGAAAGAGGCCATGACCGAGACCTCCTGGTCCCTGGAGAACGCGCCCATGCCGGTCTCGACGCCCAACGGCGCGCAGCCGATCGGCCTCGACCGGGTGGTGGCGACCGCGACCGAACGGGGCATCGCGCCGGGCTATGCGATCGACTTCCCGGGCGACGAGACCGGGGTCTTCACCGCCTCGGTCTACCCGGACCAGATCGCCGGCGAGCGGATCCTCCACATCGACCAGTACTCGGGCGAGGTGCTCTTCGACGCCGGCTTCGCCGAGCTGGGCCCGGTCGGCAAGGCCATCGAGTGGGGCGTCAGCGTCCACATGGGCCAGGAGTTCGGCCTGGTCAACCAGCTGGTCATGCTGGCGACCTGCCTGGCCGTCATCGTCATGTCGGTCGCGGCCGCGGTCATGTGGTGGAAGCGCCGGCCCCAGGGCCGCCTCGGCGTGCCGCCCTATCCGGAGAACAAGCGGGTCTATCTTGCGCTCTGGGGCATCGCCGTGGCCGTCGGCCTGCTCTTCCCGATCACCGGCCTGGCGATCGCGGCCATGATCGCCCTCGACCTGCTGCTGATCCGCTGGGTGCCGCCCTTGCGGCGGGCCTTTGCGTAG
- a CDS encoding metalloregulator ArsR/SmtB family transcription factor, with amino-acid sequence MDPKEMRRTAPAIAELMKVLSNETRLMILCLLVEGERSVNDLAETLGVRGPTMSQQLALLRKDGLVKTRREGQTIHYSLARDDIRALMGFLHDSYCGAAGRRGRKSRAA; translated from the coding sequence ATGGATCCGAAGGAAATGCGGCGCACGGCGCCCGCGATCGCCGAGCTGATGAAGGTGCTGTCCAACGAGACCCGCCTGATGATCCTCTGCCTGCTGGTCGAGGGCGAGCGCTCGGTCAATGACCTGGCCGAGACCCTGGGAGTCCGTGGGCCGACGATGTCCCAGCAGCTGGCGCTGCTGCGCAAGGACGGCCTGGTCAAGACCCGCCGCGAGGGCCAGACCATCCACTACAGCCTGGCCCGCGACGACATCCGGGCGCTGATGGGCTTCCTCCACGACAGCTATTGCGGTGCCGCGGGCAGGCGCGGCCGCAAGTCCCGCGCGGCCTGA
- a CDS encoding choline dehydrogenase translates to MPEGFAGAPSVGSFDYIIVGAGSAGCVLANRLSADPEVSVLLLEAGGKDSYIWIHIPVGYLYTMNNPRTDWCFKTEAEPGLNGRALDYPRGKVLGGCSSINGMIYMRGQAQDYDQWRQMGNRGWGWDEVLPYFRRSEDHYAGESEFHGAGGEWRVETPRLSWEILDAFRDAAAEVGLPAVEDFNRGDNEGVGYFQVNQKKGVRWNTAKAFLRPVQDRPNLTVLTRAQAARLRFDGRRATGLDFWHDGRPARAEARREAGGEVILAAGAVGSPQLLEVSGIGQGALLREQGIELRHELPGVGENLQDHLQVRMVFKVKHTVTLNQRAGSLLGRAVMGLEYFLFRRGPLTMAPSQLGGFARSDPSRATPNLEYHIQPLSCDRLGDPLHPFPAFTASVCNLRPESRGSVHIRSADPREAPAIRPNYLSHPADRQVAADAVRLTRKICAAPALARFAPEEYKPGAEIDSDEDLARAAGDIASTIFHPVSTCKMGQDDRAVVDPRLRVHGLEGLRVVDASVMPTITSGNTNSPTIMIAEKGAEMIREDRKAAASRAA, encoded by the coding sequence ATGCCGGAGGGCTTCGCGGGCGCGCCCAGCGTCGGCAGCTTCGACTACATCATCGTCGGCGCCGGCTCGGCCGGCTGCGTCCTGGCCAACCGCCTGAGCGCCGATCCGGAGGTCTCGGTCCTGCTGCTCGAGGCCGGCGGCAAGGACAGCTACATCTGGATCCACATCCCGGTCGGCTACCTCTACACCATGAACAACCCCCGGACCGACTGGTGCTTCAAGACCGAGGCCGAGCCGGGGCTGAACGGCCGCGCGCTCGACTATCCGCGCGGCAAGGTCCTGGGCGGCTGCTCCTCGATCAACGGCATGATCTACATGCGCGGCCAGGCCCAGGACTACGACCAGTGGCGCCAGATGGGCAACCGGGGCTGGGGCTGGGACGAGGTCCTGCCCTACTTCCGCCGCTCCGAGGACCACTACGCCGGCGAGAGCGAGTTCCACGGCGCCGGCGGCGAATGGCGGGTCGAGACGCCGCGCCTGTCCTGGGAGATCCTGGACGCCTTCCGCGACGCCGCGGCCGAGGTCGGCCTGCCGGCGGTCGAGGACTTCAACCGCGGCGACAACGAGGGCGTCGGCTACTTCCAGGTCAACCAGAAGAAGGGCGTGCGCTGGAACACCGCCAAGGCCTTCCTGCGGCCGGTCCAGGACCGGCCCAACCTCACCGTCCTGACCCGGGCCCAGGCGGCCCGCCTGCGCTTCGACGGCCGGCGCGCGACCGGCCTCGACTTCTGGCACGACGGCCGGCCGGCCCGCGCCGAGGCCCGGCGCGAGGCCGGGGGCGAGGTCATCCTGGCCGCCGGCGCCGTCGGCTCGCCGCAGCTCCTCGAGGTCTCGGGGATCGGACAGGGCGCGCTGCTGCGCGAGCAGGGCATCGAGCTCCGGCACGAGCTGCCCGGGGTCGGCGAAAACCTGCAGGACCACCTGCAGGTCCGCATGGTCTTCAAGGTCAAGCACACGGTCACCCTGAACCAGCGCGCGGGCAGCCTGCTCGGCCGCGCGGTCATGGGCCTGGAGTATTTCCTGTTCCGGCGCGGGCCGCTGACCATGGCGCCCAGCCAGCTCGGCGGCTTCGCCAGGAGCGATCCCAGCCGGGCGACGCCGAACCTGGAGTATCACATCCAGCCGCTGTCCTGCGACCGCCTGGGCGACCCGCTGCACCCCTTCCCGGCCTTCACCGCCTCGGTCTGCAACCTGCGCCCGGAGAGCCGCGGCTCGGTCCACATCAGGAGCGCCGACCCCCGCGAGGCGCCGGCGATCCGGCCCAACTACCTCTCCCACCCGGCCGACCGCCAGGTCGCCGCCGACGCGGTGCGGCTGACCCGGAAGATCTGCGCCGCCCCGGCCCTGGCCCGCTTCGCGCCGGAGGAGTACAAGCCCGGCGCCGAAATCGACAGCGACGAGGACCTGGCCCGGGCCGCCGGCGACATCGCCAGCACCATCTTCCACCCGGTCAGCACCTGCAAGATGGGCCAGGACGACCGCGCCGTGGTCGATCCGCGGCTGCGGGTCCACGGCCTGGAAGGCCTGCGCGTGGTCGACGCCTCGGTCATGCCGACCATCACCTCGGGCAACACCAACTCGCCGACCATCATGATCGCTGAGAAGGGCGCGGAGATGATCCGCGAGGACCGCAAGGCGGCCGCCAGCCGGGCGGCCTGA
- a CDS encoding trimethylamine methyltransferase family protein, translating to MANPAEIARARRRGRESGGREARRAARGGGRSEQLRFIQRKIPVYEILSEEGLALCEQNAETVLQEIGIEYRDDEEALKIWKDAGADVDGVRVRCPRGMCREIIRKSAPASFTQHARNPARSVEIGGNATVFAPVYGPPFIRNLDEGRRYATIEDFRNFVKLAYVAPAIHHSGGTVCEPVDVPVNKRHLDMVYSHIRYSDKPFMGSVTAPERAEDSVAMAKLVFGEAFVAENTVMVSLINANSPMTFDGTMLGALKVYARAKQAAIVTPFILSGAMAPVTPLGVMTQTLAEAMSGIAFAQLVRPGAPCILGSFASSMSMQSGAPTFGTPEPALVLYGMAQLARRLGVPFRSGGSLCGSKVPDAQAAHESSQTLLPTVQAGVNFVLHAAGWLEGGLASSYEKFVIDADQLAMMQVLTQGYDLSESGQAMDALREVGPGQHFLGCAHTQANFETAFYRSPVADNNSFEQWEAEGALDTAQRANTLWKKWLRDYEAPALDPGIDEALQAYMARRKDSEPDAFA from the coding sequence ATGGCAAATCCGGCAGAGATCGCCAGGGCGCGTCGGCGCGGGCGCGAGAGCGGCGGCCGCGAGGCGCGGCGGGCGGCGCGCGGCGGCGGCAGGAGCGAGCAACTGCGCTTCATCCAGCGCAAGATCCCGGTCTACGAGATCCTGAGCGAGGAGGGTCTGGCGCTCTGTGAGCAGAACGCCGAGACCGTGCTGCAGGAGATCGGCATCGAATACCGCGACGACGAGGAAGCGCTGAAGATCTGGAAGGACGCCGGCGCCGACGTCGACGGCGTCCGGGTGCGCTGCCCCAGGGGCATGTGCCGGGAGATCATTCGGAAGTCCGCGCCGGCAAGCTTCACCCAGCACGCCCGCAACCCGGCGCGCAGCGTCGAGATCGGCGGCAACGCCACGGTCTTCGCGCCGGTCTACGGCCCGCCCTTCATCCGCAACCTGGACGAGGGCCGCCGCTACGCGACCATTGAGGACTTCCGCAACTTCGTGAAGCTGGCCTATGTGGCGCCGGCCATCCACCACTCCGGCGGCACGGTCTGCGAGCCGGTCGACGTGCCCGTCAACAAGCGCCACCTGGACATGGTCTACAGCCACATCCGCTATTCCGATAAGCCCTTCATGGGCTCGGTGACCGCGCCGGAGCGGGCCGAGGACAGCGTGGCCATGGCCAAGCTGGTCTTCGGCGAGGCCTTCGTCGCCGAGAACACGGTGATGGTCAGCCTGATCAACGCCAACTCGCCCATGACCTTCGACGGCACCATGCTGGGCGCGCTCAAGGTCTACGCCCGGGCCAAGCAGGCGGCGATCGTCACGCCCTTCATCCTCTCCGGGGCCATGGCGCCGGTGACCCCGCTCGGGGTCATGACCCAGACCCTGGCCGAGGCCATGTCGGGCATCGCCTTCGCCCAGCTGGTGCGGCCCGGCGCACCTTGCATCCTGGGCAGCTTCGCCAGCTCGATGTCGATGCAGTCCGGGGCGCCGACCTTCGGCACGCCGGAGCCGGCGCTGGTGCTCTACGGCATGGCCCAGCTGGCCCGTCGCCTGGGGGTGCCCTTCCGCTCCGGCGGCTCGCTCTGCGGGTCCAAGGTGCCGGACGCCCAGGCCGCGCACGAGAGTAGCCAGACCCTGCTGCCGACGGTCCAGGCCGGGGTCAACTTCGTGCTGCACGCGGCCGGCTGGCTGGAAGGCGGCCTAGCCTCCTCCTACGAGAAGTTCGTCATCGACGCCGACCAACTCGCCATGATGCAGGTCCTGACCCAGGGCTACGATCTCTCGGAGAGCGGCCAGGCCATGGACGCCCTGCGCGAGGTCGGGCCGGGCCAGCACTTTCTCGGCTGCGCCCACACCCAGGCCAACTTCGAGACCGCCTTCTACCGCTCGCCGGTCGCCGACAACAACTCCTTCGAGCAGTGGGAGGCCGAAGGCGCCCTGGACACGGCCCAGCGCGCCAACACCCTGTGGAAGAAGTGGCTGCGGGATTACGAGGCGCCGGCCCTGGACCCCGGGATCGACGAGGCCCTGCAGGCCTACATGGCCCGGCGCAAGGACTCCGAGCCCGACGCCTTCGCGTGA
- a CDS encoding alpha/beta fold hydrolase, whose translation MPRVALSVAACLILAACESLLFYPTADLTGDPGRLGLSYQEMNIETADGLALDAWFLPAEAARDTGCTLLFLHGNAGNISTHLPIVTWLPAAGYGVLLFDYRGYGRSPGEPSLSGLRRDFDAALDALLAKDGMAPGDVVVFGQSLGGAVAVTALAASPHRHEVKALVIEGAPSNYREITQEKLAAFWPTWPLQWPLAQIMTDDFRPAEAIAEISPTPVLILHGQADRVVPPHHGEALFAAAGKPKTLWRLEGGRHIAALNEERHREALVRFLGRCDA comes from the coding sequence GTGCCGAGGGTCGCGCTCTCGGTCGCGGCCTGCCTGATTCTCGCCGCCTGCGAGAGCTTGCTCTTCTATCCGACGGCGGACCTGACCGGCGATCCAGGGCGCCTCGGGCTTTCCTATCAGGAGATGAACATCGAGACCGCCGACGGGCTGGCGTTGGACGCCTGGTTCCTGCCCGCCGAGGCGGCGCGGGACACGGGCTGCACCTTGCTCTTCCTGCACGGCAACGCCGGCAACATCAGCACGCACCTTCCCATCGTCACCTGGCTCCCGGCGGCTGGCTACGGCGTGCTGCTCTTCGACTACCGCGGCTACGGCCGCTCGCCGGGCGAGCCCAGCCTTTCGGGACTGCGTCGCGATTTCGATGCGGCGCTCGACGCGCTGCTGGCGAAGGATGGCATGGCGCCGGGAGACGTGGTCGTCTTCGGCCAGAGCCTGGGCGGCGCGGTCGCGGTGACGGCGCTCGCCGCCTCGCCCCACCGCCATGAGGTCAAGGCCCTGGTCATCGAAGGCGCGCCTTCGAACTATCGCGAGATCACCCAGGAGAAGCTGGCCGCCTTCTGGCCGACCTGGCCGCTGCAATGGCCGCTGGCGCAGATCATGACCGACGACTTCCGCCCGGCGGAGGCCATCGCCGAGATCAGCCCGACGCCGGTCCTGATCCTGCACGGGCAGGCGGACCGCGTCGTTCCGCCGCACCATGGCGAAGCCCTCTTCGCCGCCGCCGGCAAGCCCAAGACCCTGTGGCGGCTCGAAGGCGGCCGGCATATCGCGGCGCTGAACGAAGAACGCCATCGCGAGGCCCTGGTCCGCTTTCTCGGGCGCTGCGACGCCTGA